In Desulfosediminicola ganghwensis, a single window of DNA contains:
- a CDS encoding L-2-amino-thiazoline-4-carboxylic acid hydrolase produces the protein MITTNELNLTDEDYDKAFTEVSFLLDMFVGTIETFVGKSTPSLAVAAGRRMAQNMPIHLESPTPAAALAEFIRVFRNQQMEINGHVDDGEAVISLHRCPIRSVCEQRNMEIDGLTCQMFHYYIAGIMAELTGSPVRPKTVETGETCTFNLAFSRAVGR, from the coding sequence ATGATCACAACCAATGAACTCAATCTCACCGACGAGGACTACGATAAGGCCTTCACCGAGGTGTCCTTTCTGCTCGATATGTTTGTCGGTACCATTGAAACATTTGTCGGTAAATCCACTCCGTCTCTGGCGGTGGCGGCGGGTAGAAGAATGGCCCAGAATATGCCCATTCATCTTGAAAGCCCGACTCCGGCGGCTGCATTGGCTGAGTTTATCCGGGTGTTTCGGAATCAGCAGATGGAGATCAACGGTCACGTGGATGATGGTGAAGCCGTGATCTCCTTGCATCGCTGCCCGATCCGCAGTGTCTGTGAGCAGCGTAACATGGAGATAGACGGCCTTACCTGCCAGATGTTTCATTACTATATAGCAGGAATCATGGCAGAACTCACCGGTTCGCCGGTACGGCCGAAAACTGTGGAAACCGGAGAGACCTGTACCTTTAACCTGGCCTTTTCCAGAGCTGTGGGCAGGTAA
- a CDS encoding hydrogenase maturation protease, which yields MATATVLCIGNSIAGDDGAGAAVYEELRERQLPADVHLKFLGLGGIDLLEELAGEEVLVVVDAVQLGADCGTVHVLAWEQLPGMTERPVSGHGIGVKEAIEVGRKLYPERMPHTIWLVGIEGQCFDQLGEKLSESVAASIPVAADEVLQLLT from the coding sequence ATGGCTACAGCGACTGTTCTGTGTATTGGCAACTCCATTGCCGGTGATGATGGTGCCGGCGCGGCCGTGTATGAGGAGCTAAGGGAGAGACAGCTGCCAGCGGATGTACACCTGAAGTTCTTAGGGCTTGGCGGTATAGATCTGCTGGAGGAGCTGGCTGGTGAAGAGGTACTGGTGGTGGTGGACGCGGTACAGCTCGGAGCTGATTGCGGCACAGTGCATGTGCTTGCCTGGGAGCAGCTGCCCGGTATGACGGAGCGACCGGTCAGCGGTCATGGTATCGGGGTGAAAGAGGCCATTGAAGTTGGCAGAAAATTGTACCCTGAACGGATGCCGCATACTATATGGCTGGTTGGCATAGAGGGGCAGTGTTTCGATCAACTCGGTGAAAAGTTGAGTGAGAGCGTTGCCGCTTCAATCCCTGTCGCAGCGGATGAGGTACTGCAACTGCTAACCTGA
- a CDS encoding 4Fe-4S dicluster domain-containing protein — protein sequence MLEMTIREKGCRGCRLCLEVCPTDCFSFDEANEKAVVKTVENCIACLSCTYICPSQAISHSNIHVVKNFYRNIHFSQRMEKFL from the coding sequence ATGCTGGAAATGACAATCAGGGAAAAAGGCTGTCGTGGCTGCAGGCTCTGCCTGGAGGTCTGTCCGACAGATTGCTTCAGCTTTGACGAAGCAAATGAAAAAGCGGTGGTGAAGACGGTTGAGAATTGTATTGCCTGTCTGAGCTGCACCTATATCTGTCCCTCTCAGGCGATCAGCCATAGTAATATCCATGTGGTGAAGAACTTTTACAGAAACATCCACTTCAGCCAGAGAATGGAGAAGTTTTTATGA
- a CDS encoding Ni/Fe hydrogenase subunit alpha encodes MAKTIKIDPVTRIEGHARILLECDDAGKVDEAFFCVNELRGFERILVGMEASTLPQVTARICGVCPTAHHLAAAKALDNAAGIEVPEAGKLLREFMYMGHVIHSHALSLFILAGPDLVFGLGGDAATQNIVGMVDAEPDLTRKGLRLRSLGQKINETIGGRGIHPVTAVAGGISYKLSDAQYAKLQELTAEAVSLSKELAPAIKKLLFNFLDKHPVLLDQLNMPSWYMGTVKDGALNLYDGDLRVVDDSGVVQAEFSATDYTNYIVERAVDNSYAKEVYFDLDGRENLYRVSTLARMNVIDSIDTPLAQAEFEEFRNRFGKPNHNAVLQMYCKLIELIYASERADAIINNPRLRDDTRVAADFRGKRGVGHVEAPRGTLIHDYEIDERGIVRSANMIIATQQNTAAINRSLKEGANSLFASGNDEAALNGLEFIVRCYDPCLACSTHAIGRMELDVEVRKSGELIRTLRRG; translated from the coding sequence ATGGCAAAAACAATTAAGATTGACCCGGTAACCCGAATTGAAGGCCATGCCCGCATCCTGCTGGAGTGTGATGATGCAGGAAAGGTTGACGAGGCGTTCTTCTGCGTCAATGAGCTTCGTGGTTTTGAGCGTATTCTGGTGGGCATGGAGGCTTCAACTCTGCCCCAGGTTACAGCTCGTATCTGTGGTGTCTGCCCTACGGCGCACCATCTGGCTGCAGCTAAGGCGCTTGATAATGCGGCGGGAATTGAAGTGCCTGAGGCTGGTAAGCTGCTACGGGAATTCATGTATATGGGTCATGTGATTCACTCCCATGCCCTTTCTTTATTCATTCTTGCAGGTCCGGATCTGGTATTTGGGCTTGGTGGCGATGCGGCCACCCAGAACATTGTCGGTATGGTCGATGCAGAACCGGATCTGACCAGAAAAGGATTGAGATTAAGAAGTCTCGGTCAGAAGATCAACGAGACCATCGGCGGCAGGGGGATTCACCCAGTAACCGCAGTGGCTGGCGGAATTTCCTATAAACTGAGCGACGCCCAGTATGCCAAGCTGCAGGAGTTGACCGCCGAGGCGGTAAGCCTGTCCAAAGAGTTGGCGCCAGCCATCAAAAAGCTGTTGTTCAATTTTCTGGATAAGCACCCGGTGCTGCTGGACCAGCTCAATATGCCATCATGGTACATGGGCACTGTGAAGGACGGTGCGCTCAATCTTTATGACGGCGACCTGCGAGTGGTGGATGATTCAGGTGTGGTGCAGGCGGAATTCTCCGCCACCGACTATACCAACTATATTGTCGAGCGGGCTGTGGATAATTCCTATGCCAAAGAGGTGTACTTCGATCTGGATGGCCGGGAGAATTTGTATCGTGTATCCACCCTGGCCAGAATGAACGTCATTGATTCCATCGACACTCCACTCGCCCAGGCCGAATTTGAGGAGTTCAGGAACAGGTTCGGCAAGCCCAATCATAACGCAGTGCTGCAGATGTATTGCAAGCTGATCGAGCTGATCTATGCTTCAGAACGGGCAGATGCGATTATCAACAATCCCAGACTGCGCGACGATACCCGGGTAGCTGCGGATTTTCGTGGCAAACGGGGCGTTGGTCACGTTGAGGCCCCGAGGGGAACCTTGATCCATGACTATGAGATCGACGAGCGCGGTATTGTTCGTTCGGCCAACATGATCATTGCCACCCAGCAGAATACAGCGGCTATCAATCGCTCGTTAAAAGAAGGCGCGAACTCACTCTTTGCCAGTGGAAATGATGAGGCGGCGCTGAATGGTCTTGAGTTCATTGTCCGTTGCTATGATCCTTGTCTTGCCTGTTCAACACATGCGATCGGCAGGATGGAGCTTGATGTGGAAGTTCGCAAGAGCGGAGAACTCATCCGCACATTGAGGAGGGGATGA
- the mnmH gene encoding tRNA 2-selenouridine(34) synthase MnmH yields MSQNDILGASPKTLSFTEVLTSDCVSIDVRSPKEFLEGSLPGAINIPVFDNEERELVGTIYRFGGRDEAIDTGFDLVTSRLSTLLAELEPYRGERIAVFCARGGMRSRSVVNLLNLKGYDAIQVEGGYKAYRQLVLKELELYSAECIVLHGLTGTGKTRILQYLDNVIDLEDLAQHQSSLFGGLNRSPRTQKSFDSYLFAKIVTLDKGPVFVEGESRKMGGVFLPKGVADSMKRGHHVLVTASVETRVSRILEDYPVEDEQTVEKIEAILNSMRRKLGHGLVDRMIVLLSHGNLAELVRLLLVEYYDKRYGNSMARNMFELELSSEDIPLTAEKLLNYRNSLLR; encoded by the coding sequence ATGTCGCAAAATGATATATTGGGCGCTTCCCCCAAAACGCTCAGCTTTACAGAGGTTCTGACCTCAGATTGCGTAAGTATCGATGTTCGTTCCCCCAAGGAGTTCCTCGAAGGCTCTCTGCCCGGCGCTATAAATATTCCGGTTTTTGATAATGAAGAACGCGAACTGGTTGGTACCATCTACCGCTTTGGTGGACGGGATGAGGCTATTGATACCGGGTTTGACCTGGTTACCTCGCGACTGAGTACCTTGCTCGCAGAGCTTGAACCCTATAGAGGTGAGAGGATCGCTGTCTTCTGTGCCAGGGGGGGGATGCGTTCCCGCTCTGTTGTGAACCTTTTAAACCTGAAGGGTTATGATGCCATCCAGGTTGAAGGTGGTTACAAGGCGTACCGCCAGTTGGTGCTTAAAGAACTTGAACTCTATAGCGCAGAATGCATAGTGCTTCACGGTCTCACCGGAACTGGTAAAACCAGAATTCTGCAATATCTGGATAATGTAATTGATCTTGAAGATCTGGCCCAACACCAAAGCTCTCTCTTTGGCGGCCTGAACAGATCGCCACGAACTCAAAAAAGCTTTGATTCCTACCTGTTTGCGAAGATAGTCACCCTTGACAAAGGCCCGGTTTTCGTGGAAGGGGAAAGCAGAAAAATGGGTGGGGTTTTCTTGCCGAAAGGCGTGGCGGATTCCATGAAACGCGGGCACCATGTGCTGGTCACTGCCTCGGTTGAGACCCGGGTTTCACGTATACTGGAAGATTACCCGGTAGAAGACGAACAGACAGTGGAAAAGATTGAAGCGATACTCAATTCAATGAGGCGAAAGCTTGGACATGGGCTGGTGGATAGAATGATTGTGCTTCTCAGCCATGGTAATCTCGCCGAACTGGTGCGCTTGCTGCTCGTTGAGTACTACGATAAACGATATGGCAATTCCATGGCGCGGAACATGTTTGAGTTGGAGCTCTCCTCCGAAGATATTCCGCTCACTGCCGAAAAGCTCCTCAATTACCGTAATTCGCTGTTACGCTGA
- a CDS encoding YaaA family protein, whose translation MLLITAPSKTQRSQLSNPVMASEHFTLPVFLERSKRLNSELAKLSLTELCQLMKMSETLRKSTHLRISHFVEEPTSTNCLPALFTFQGDAYSSLTPESYDQQQLLHAQAHLRILSGLYGILRPLDLMSPYRLEMATRLQTENSANLYQFWGDMITENINEDLAGLAEPVVVNLASTEYSKVIHAKRLEGRMLTITFKEKKGDDYRTVPIHSKRARGMMIHFMITEQLTAPGPLRDFNLGGYTYRDDLSSLSQKDEWIFTRG comes from the coding sequence ATGCTATTGATTACCGCCCCCTCCAAGACCCAGCGAAGTCAACTGTCCAATCCAGTGATGGCTTCGGAACACTTCACTCTGCCGGTATTTTTAGAGCGCAGTAAAAGGCTTAATTCAGAACTTGCCAAACTTTCGCTGACGGAACTCTGCCAACTCATGAAGATGAGCGAGACCCTGCGCAAAAGTACCCACCTGCGAATCTCACATTTCGTCGAAGAACCGACATCAACAAATTGTCTGCCTGCTCTCTTTACATTTCAAGGTGACGCTTACTCAAGCCTTACCCCTGAGAGTTATGATCAACAGCAACTGCTTCATGCCCAGGCTCATTTGCGCATCCTCTCCGGCCTTTACGGCATCCTGCGTCCCCTGGACCTGATGTCTCCATATCGACTGGAGATGGCAACCAGACTGCAAACGGAAAATTCGGCAAATCTCTACCAGTTCTGGGGCGATATGATCACCGAAAACATAAACGAAGACCTGGCCGGACTCGCTGAACCGGTTGTGGTCAATCTGGCCTCTACGGAATACTCTAAGGTCATACATGCCAAAAGACTCGAAGGCCGAATGCTGACTATCACCTTCAAGGAAAAAAAAGGCGATGACTACCGGACAGTTCCCATCCATTCCAAGAGAGCCCGTGGCATGATGATTCATTTCATGATCACCGAACAACTTACCGCCCCTGGCCCCCTCCGGGATTTCAATCTCGGTGGATACACTTACCGGGATGATCTCTCAAGTCTCTCCCAAAAAGATGAGTGGATCTTCACCAGAGGGTAA